Proteins encoded within one genomic window of Thermogemmata fonticola:
- a CDS encoding DUF1559 family PulG-like putative transporter, producing the protein MRVDGNRYRYLGWTRRILPYIEQEPLWRQIEQAFATDPHPDNFYGHPAHLPILATVIRVYVCPSDPRVQQAVTMGNYQYAFTSYLGVIGQDHLNPDGTLFSDLQLCFGDIRDGLNNTILVGERPPSFDFRFGWWYRGWGQNKTGSAEMILGVRELNALGMRYPCPPGPYHFRADQLDNPCHMFHFWSLHSGGANFTAADGSVRFLPYTAEAYLPALASRAGAEPWSWPD; encoded by the coding sequence ATGAGGGTAGACGGTAATCGCTATCGTTATCTGGGATGGACAAGGCGTATTCTACCATACATCGAACAAGAGCCGCTCTGGCGTCAGATTGAACAAGCTTTTGCTACCGACCCTCATCCTGACAACTTTTATGGCCATCCTGCCCATCTGCCGATTTTGGCCACAGTCATTCGCGTCTATGTTTGTCCCAGTGATCCCCGCGTTCAACAGGCGGTAACCATGGGGAATTATCAATACGCCTTTACCAGTTATTTAGGTGTGATCGGGCAAGATCATTTGAATCCAGATGGAACTCTTTTTAGCGACTTACAACTATGCTTTGGAGACATTCGAGATGGTTTGAACAATACGATCTTGGTGGGGGAGCGTCCGCCTTCTTTTGATTTTCGCTTTGGGTGGTGGTATCGCGGATGGGGACAGAACAAAACGGGGTCCGCAGAGATGATCTTAGGGGTCCGGGAGTTGAACGCGTTAGGCATGCGTTACCCTTGTCCACCAGGACCTTACCACTTTCGGGCAGATCAACTCGACAATCCTTGCCATATGTTCCACTTTTGGAGCTTGCACAGCGGGGGAGCTAATTTTACCGCAGCAGACGGGTCGGTACGGTTCCTGCCTTACACGGCAGAGGCTTATTTGCCAGCACTTGCGAGTCGAGCTGGAGCAGAACCCTGGAGCTGGCCGGACTGA
- a CDS encoding cysteine peptidase family C39 domain-containing protein, whose protein sequence is MTGAAGIHTRAIAFQSKHILPSKTSFSSFLGFVTVTLLAVTPSTIARADDNFLTQASGPYCGLYCVYITLNSYNIPVDFEKFLDQKYISSWEGSTMEQLKLLVEDHGAYAIPMEGLSISSLRASQHPMILHVKRPGPGSPYAHWLLFLGVDGNHAWIVDPPLEKQRLPLADLLAIWDGTGLIISPQPFSPTWIRLWS, encoded by the coding sequence ATGACTGGCGCCGCTGGTATACATACTCGTGCAATTGCCTTCCAAAGTAAACATATTTTGCCAAGTAAGACCTCTTTTTCTAGCTTCCTTGGCTTCGTAACTGTAACGTTACTGGCAGTCACACCCTCAACAATAGCCAGGGCAGATGATAACTTTTTGACTCAGGCCTCCGGCCCATATTGCGGTCTGTATTGTGTTTATATCACTCTCAACAGCTATAATATTCCTGTAGATTTTGAAAAATTTCTCGATCAGAAATACATATCTTCCTGGGAAGGTAGTACTATGGAGCAACTCAAGCTGCTCGTTGAAGATCATGGGGCTTACGCCATCCCCATGGAGGGTCTATCGATTTCGAGCTTGCGTGCCTCTCAGCATCCGATGATCTTGCACGTCAAACGTCCTGGCCCCGGTAGTCCTTATGCGCATTGGCTGCTGTTCCTAGGCGTCGATGGCAATCACGCTTGGATTGTGGACCCCCCACTCGAAAAACAACGCCTACCACTAGCAGATTTACTGGCTATCTGGGACGGTACTGGCCTGATCATTAGCCCACAACCTTTTTCTCCCACATGGATACGCCTCTGGTCATAG
- a CDS encoding NADH-quinone oxidoreductase subunit B: MALTSWLPDVLVSRIDYLASLLRKHSLWPMPFATACCGIELMATASSRYDIARFGSEAMRFSPRQCDVMIVAGRVVMKMVPVMQRIWLQMPEPKWCISMGACASSGGVFDTYATVQGIDRFIPVDVYIPGCPPRPEQLIRAILDLQEKIQKTGTIDGREFTHRESYEGPTALACELAAEKTIVAPGDYRTASRLRVPLN, from the coding sequence ATGGCGCTGACAAGTTGGCTACCCGATGTCCTGGTGAGCCGGATCGATTATCTGGCCAGTTTATTGCGGAAACACAGTCTCTGGCCGATGCCATTTGCCACAGCATGTTGTGGTATCGAATTGATGGCCACGGCGAGCAGCCGTTATGACATCGCGCGGTTCGGCAGCGAAGCGATGCGGTTTTCTCCCCGACAATGTGATGTCATGATCGTGGCCGGACGGGTCGTGATGAAGATGGTCCCAGTCATGCAACGCATCTGGCTGCAAATGCCGGAACCGAAGTGGTGTATCAGCATGGGTGCCTGTGCCAGTTCGGGAGGAGTGTTCGACACCTATGCGACGGTTCAGGGGATTGATCGCTTTATCCCTGTGGATGTGTACATTCCGGGTTGTCCGCCACGGCCGGAACAGCTAATTCGAGCCATTCTCGATTTGCAGGAAAAGATTCAAAAAACAGGTACCATTGATGGGCGGGAGTTCACCCACCGCGAAAGCTATGAGGGACCGACGGCCTTGGCATGCGAGTTGGCAGCAGAAAAGACTATTGTAGCTCCGGGAGACTATCGAACGGCTAGCCGATTGCGAGTGCCACTGAACTGA
- a CDS encoding DNA polymerase Y family protein: MTLRKLFIDMNAFFASIEQQDDPTLRGRPVAVIPTDAPTTCCIAASYEAKRYGVRTGTPVWQARQLCPSLVFRLARHRRYVLFHQRILDAVETVLPIEKVLSIDEMTCSLGLNERSPQQALALANAIKQAIRTRVGECLTCSIGIAPNTLLAKVAADMRKPDGLTLLTAADLPHALHSLQLTDFPGIGPRMLRRLHSFGITSVRQLCAAPLATLSAVWKSKKIGERWHRLLHGGEDEDLSTARRSLGHSHVLPPPLRNDSDAYGVLTRLTHKAAARLRKEGYCAGCVSIHLTFLDSKRPVSRRRWSWACRIPHAQDTPAILRAVNQLWQARPQGFAPFHVGVLLTELRSADCTTPSLFDDNRRSIALSHTLDVVNTQCGPHALHFASIHDHRNTAPTRIAFTQIPCFDRAIL, from the coding sequence ATGACTCTCCGCAAGCTTTTCATTGACATGAATGCCTTTTTCGCCAGCATCGAGCAACAGGACGATCCCACCTTGCGGGGCCGGCCCGTCGCCGTCATTCCGACCGATGCCCCCACCACCTGCTGCATCGCGGCCAGTTATGAAGCCAAGCGCTATGGTGTCCGCACGGGCACTCCCGTATGGCAAGCGCGGCAGCTTTGCCCTTCTCTGGTTTTCCGCTTGGCACGCCACCGCCGCTATGTCCTCTTTCATCAGCGTATCCTAGACGCTGTCGAGACGGTGCTTCCCATAGAAAAAGTGCTATCCATCGACGAAATGACTTGCTCTCTCGGTCTCAACGAACGGTCCCCTCAACAGGCACTTGCCCTAGCTAACGCCATCAAGCAGGCCATCCGCACTCGCGTAGGCGAATGTCTGACTTGCTCGATTGGTATCGCCCCCAACACGCTGCTGGCCAAAGTAGCTGCTGACATGCGCAAGCCCGATGGCTTGACTCTGCTCACCGCCGCCGACCTGCCCCATGCCTTACACTCCCTGCAGTTGACGGATTTTCCCGGTATCGGGCCGCGCATGCTGCGCCGTTTGCACTCGTTCGGCATTACCTCCGTCCGCCAGCTTTGTGCCGCTCCTCTTGCCACACTGAGTGCCGTCTGGAAAAGCAAAAAAATAGGCGAGCGTTGGCACCGCCTCCTCCACGGGGGTGAGGATGAAGACCTCTCCACGGCCCGCCGGAGTCTGGGCCACTCCCACGTTTTGCCACCGCCCCTGCGCAACGACAGCGACGCTTATGGCGTCCTGACGCGTCTCACCCACAAAGCGGCCGCTCGTCTTCGCAAGGAAGGCTACTGTGCAGGCTGTGTCAGCATCCATCTCACTTTCCTGGACTCAAAACGTCCCGTCAGCCGCCGCCGCTGGAGTTGGGCCTGCCGCATCCCACATGCCCAGGATACTCCCGCCATTCTCCGAGCTGTCAACCAGCTTTGGCAGGCACGCCCTCAAGGGTTCGCTCCTTTCCACGTCGGCGTCCTCCTGACGGAGCTGCGATCCGCCGATTGCACAACCCCCTCTCTATTCGATGACAATCGAAGGTCCATTGCCCTCTCCCATACCCTCGACGTGGTCAACACGCAGTGTGGCCCTCACGCCCTTCATTTCGCCTCCATTCACGATCACCGGAACACCGCTCCCACACGCATAGCGTTCACTCAAATTCCATGTTTCGATCGTGCTATCCTCTGA
- a CDS encoding NADH-quinone oxidoreductase subunit C: MPVNFDALRHRFGEVFTTSQFRDNRRLILPAVHAPHVLLPLLQCLKEEYGFDMLAELGGIDYLGYPQAQDRYAVVYGLTNTQTGERLFVKAYANDPQPELPSVTGLWRGANWLEREVYDMYGIRFIGHPDLRRILMPDGFEDHPLRKDYPLRGYGERHNFSPVSRAES; this comes from the coding sequence GTGCCTGTCAATTTCGATGCCTTGCGACACCGTTTCGGGGAGGTATTTACCACCAGTCAGTTCCGGGACAATCGCCGATTGATCCTTCCTGCTGTCCATGCGCCGCACGTGTTGCTTCCGTTGCTCCAGTGTTTGAAAGAAGAGTATGGCTTCGACATGCTCGCCGAGTTGGGGGGGATTGACTATTTGGGTTATCCCCAAGCGCAAGACCGCTACGCCGTTGTTTATGGTTTGACAAATACGCAGACAGGTGAACGTTTGTTTGTAAAAGCCTATGCCAATGATCCCCAACCGGAATTGCCCTCTGTGACAGGATTGTGGCGTGGTGCTAATTGGCTGGAACGTGAAGTGTATGACATGTATGGGATTCGCTTTATTGGGCATCCGGATCTGCGTCGGATCCTGATGCCGGATGGATTTGAAGATCATCCGCTGCGCAAGGACTATCCGCTTCGAGGTTATGGAGAACGGCACAACTTTTCACCCGTGAGTCGGGCCGAGAGTTGA
- a CDS encoding NADH-quinone oxidoreductase subunit A, with product MVIPVQTPAGLEPAFDLSAYYPILLYAVVVLLFAAGTLAASHLFPLKPRKPTGIKRMPYESGMDPVGTARLQFDVKYAMVAIMFVIFDVELLFLYPWAVVAFGEESSASWRAAFGSTALAAVAVFLAVLALAYYYEWRKGAFTWR from the coding sequence GTGGTGATCCCAGTGCAGACACCGGCAGGCCTGGAACCGGCATTTGATCTGTCGGCTTACTATCCCATACTGCTGTATGCGGTGGTGGTGTTGCTTTTCGCTGCGGGGACATTAGCGGCCTCGCATTTGTTTCCCCTCAAGCCGCGCAAGCCCACCGGGATCAAGCGGATGCCTTACGAATCCGGCATGGATCCTGTAGGGACAGCCCGCTTGCAATTCGACGTCAAGTATGCCATGGTTGCCATCATGTTTGTGATCTTTGACGTCGAGTTGCTGTTCTTGTATCCCTGGGCCGTGGTGGCGTTCGGAGAGGAAAGCTCGGCTTCCTGGCGCGCGGCGTTTGGGTCAACGGCTCTGGCTGCCGTGGCAGTGTTTCTGGCGGTGCTGGCTTTGGCCTATTACTACGAATGGCGCAAGGGGGCTTTCACATGGCGCTGA